Genomic segment of Candidatus Eremiobacteraceae bacterium:
GCAGCCCGGAGCTGCGCTGCGCAGGAGCGCAAGAAGCGGCCGATCATGGAACTAGTGTTCGCGAGCCCTTGCTTGCACTCTTTAGTATGAAAGTACCCATTTGAGTCCTAAAACTTGGTCCGATGGTCGCGGAACGCGCGAAGAAGCCTTGCAGATGGATCGCATGTGCAAGGCTTCAACCGTGGTGCCGAGAGCCAGAATCGAACTGGCGACACCGCGCTTTTCAGGCGCGTGCTCTACCGACTGAGCTATCTCGGCGGCGGGTCCGGATTTCGCCGTATAGCCGATGATACCTCGCATTGCGCGCGCGCAGCGGGCGCTACTTCTTGCCGTTTTGACCGACGAGATACGCGACCAGCGTGGCCACATCGCTGTCGTTCAACGGCGCGCCGTACGCGGTCTTCATCTTCATCACCTCTGCGCGCCATTGCACGTCGGTGAGCGCAGGCTGCATGTACACGTAGTCGGCGGCGTGACATATCGTGCAGTTGGCTTGCGCGACGGATTGACCAGGCCCTGGCCCAAATGACCGCGCATCCGGCGGCAACGTCACGCTGACCTGAGCATCGGTGGCTGCCGATGCGCCGGCAAGATTCGTGGCGACTAGGGGCGCGATCAGCGATAGCGCGCACGCTGCGATGACCAGGCTCAGCCTCTCGTATTTCTTCACGACACCGTCACCTTTACGGTTTCGATCACGTTTCTCGCGTACC
This window contains:
- a CDS encoding cytochrome c, whose amino-acid sequence is MKKYERLSLVIAACALSLIAPLVATNLAGASAATDAQVSVTLPPDARSFGPGPGQSVAQANCTICHAADYVYMQPALTDVQWRAEVMKMKTAYGAPLNDSDVATLVAYLVGQNGKK